The genome window GACTTTGCTACCATATCTTTGGCCTCAGGCGATTCCAGGGCTCTTCATTGGCTGTCTGATTTCAAATTTTGCAGGAGGGTTTGGGCTTATCGATGTCGTTTTTGGAAGTTTAGCGACGTTGCTTGCCGCTTTGGTAACAAGTCGTATGCCTAATCCTTACTTGGCGGCTCTTCCCCCGGTCATTTTTAATGCGCTCATTGTCGGTGGATACCTTTCAGTACTTGCAAAAATGCCTTTTCTTTACACTGCAATGTATGTAGGATTGGGAGAAATCATCGCTTGTGGTTTCCTGGGAATTCCACTTATTATTTTCTTGGAGAAAAAATTTATAAAAGAAAAGCGAGAACGTTAAACGCTCCCGCTTTTCTTAATTTTATATTTATAGTTGTTTTTTCCACTTCGTTCCTTCTGGGGTGTCTTCCAGTATTATTCCTTTTTTTGCAAGTTCATCTCTGATAGCATCTGATTTTGCGAAGTCTTTCGATTTTCTGGCTGCTGTTCTTTCTTCTATCATGGCTTCTATTTCAGAAACATTCAATGTTTCTTCTTGCGCTTCAAAACCTAAAATCCCCATGATATTATCAATTTTTCTAAAGAATTGTTCCGCCGCTTTGCATGCCTCTTCATCGAGAGTTGTATTTTCTTTAAGATACGTATTAACTGAGCGAACAACTTCAAATACAGCTCCTAAGGCTCCTGCTGTATTGAAATCGTCATTCATCTCTTCATAAAACTTATTCTCAGCCTGTTTGATTTCATCAACAAAAACTTGAGTTCCCTCTTTTTTTGTCATCTCTCGATTTTGAAGAGCATATTGGAGGTCTGTCCAGCAGTTCCTTAAACGCTCTACTGCTCCAGTTGCCTGGCTTAATCCTTCTTCAGAGAAGTTAATGGGTGAGCGATAGTGCGCACTAAGCATAAAATATCTAATCGCAAGGGGAGAAAATTTCTTACGTGCATTTCTCACTGTCAAGAAATTTCCTAGAGATTTAGACATCTTTTCTTTGTTGATCAAAAGATATCCATTGTGGAGCCAATAACGGACAAATTGAACACCTGTTGCCGCCTCTGCCTGTGCAACCTCGTTTTCATGATGAGGAAAAATAAGGTCACATCCACCAGAGTGAATATCAAAAGTATCCCCTAAATATTTAGTTGACATAACACTGCACTCGATATGCCAACCAGGTCGTCCCATTCCCCATGGGCTCTCCCATGCTGGTTCACCTGGTTTTTGAGATTTCCACAAAGCAAAATCAAGAGGATGACGTTTCCGCTCATTAATATCAATACGAGCTCCTGATTGCAGATCCTCAATACTTTGTTTTGAAAGCTTGCCATACTCAGTGAAACTTTCTACGCTGAAAAAGACATCCCCGTTAACAACATAAGCATGTCCCTTCTCGACAAGAATTTCAACTGTACGAACAATATCTTCCATATGCTCTGTAGCGCGAGGATGGATAGTAGCTCGTCTGACACCGAGAGAGTCAGTATCTTCAAAGTATTCTTTGATAAATCTGTCAGCTAGCTCTTTTACAGTTATACCCTCTTCATTAGCGCGATTTATCATTTTGTCATCAATATCTGTAAAATTTTGTACGAAAGTTACCTTATACCCAAGATCTTCCAGATAGCGACGAAATACATCAAAAACGATAAACGGACGAGCGTTCCCTATATGAAAATAATCGTACACTGTAGGGCCGCAACTATAAAAACCGACCTCTCCCTCTTTTAAAGGAACGAATGGTTCTTTTTTTCGAGTTAGATCATTGTAAATCACAAGACCCAATCTATACACCTCCATTTGCTAGAATACATTATAATGTAGTGTTACATATATAAAAATATGATATTTACGCAAAAGGAATTACTTTATATAACGATACCATAATTTAAACAGTGGTGGACTAATGATAAAACAAAATTTGAAAAATACGATTAAAAATCTTCCTCTTCGTCCAGGTGTTTATATCATGCGCGATGAGGAAGGTAATATAATTTATGTGGGAAAGGCAAAATCTTTACGAAAAAGGGTTTCTTCCTATTTCAGACATCAAGGTTTTGCCTCTCCTCGATTGCGTAAACTTGTAGAAACTATCGCTGATATTTCTATTATACGAACTGAGTCAGAAGCAGAAGCGCTTATTGTAGAATCAAGACTTATTAAAAAATACAAACCATTTTTTAATATAGACCTAAAAATGAATGAACGTTATCCGTACATAAAGATAACGGACGAAACCTTTCCTCGCCTTATCATTACTCGACACCGAGATAATGATGGGTCTACTTATTTAGGCCCTTTTATTAGTGCAAAGGACGTTCGAGCACTATTAAGAGTTGCAGAGCGATATTTTCCGTTGCGAAGTTG of Aminobacterium sp. MB27-C1 contains these proteins:
- a CDS encoding QueT transporter family protein; the encoded protein is MNKKIEEFLTVKNIVIASLIAAIYATTTILLAPISYGPIQVRVAEALTLLPYLWPQAIPGLFIGCLISNFAGGFGLIDVVFGSLATLLAALVTSRMPNPYLAALPPVIFNALIVGGYLSVLAKMPFLYTAMYVGLGEIIACGFLGIPLIIFLEKKFIKEKRER
- the cysS gene encoding cysteine--tRNA ligase translates to MGLVIYNDLTRKKEPFVPLKEGEVGFYSCGPTVYDYFHIGNARPFIVFDVFRRYLEDLGYKVTFVQNFTDIDDKMINRANEEGITVKELADRFIKEYFEDTDSLGVRRATIHPRATEHMEDIVRTVEILVEKGHAYVVNGDVFFSVESFTEYGKLSKQSIEDLQSGARIDINERKRHPLDFALWKSQKPGEPAWESPWGMGRPGWHIECSVMSTKYLGDTFDIHSGGCDLIFPHHENEVAQAEAATGVQFVRYWLHNGYLLINKEKMSKSLGNFLTVRNARKKFSPLAIRYFMLSAHYRSPINFSEEGLSQATGAVERLRNCWTDLQYALQNREMTKKEGTQVFVDEIKQAENKFYEEMNDDFNTAGALGAVFEVVRSVNTYLKENTTLDEEACKAAEQFFRKIDNIMGILGFEAQEETLNVSEIEAMIEERTAARKSKDFAKSDAIRDELAKKGIILEDTPEGTKWKKQL